The stretch of DNA GAGCATCATAATTTGCAATTTTAATGAGACATGTGGCTGAATATGAGACATGTTTGGGCAATTTCACTGTCCCTATAGAAACATTTCTATCTGTCGCTCACCACTGACACATACAGAGACGGacaactcaaaattttaagacCATATTAACTCAAACCGATAAGATTTTATCTTAATCTTAAATATGTGagctgtatttttaaatatttggtcATTCAGTACACATTTTCCATGGAAAGTCATGCAACTTCCTTCCTAAGAATCCTCCTCTTTCAGTGTAACTGCCAAAAATAAACAACAGAGACCGTCTTTTATCACTTAAGTCTGGTTTGTTGACATTTCATTTCCTTTTATAAGGAAATTCTCTTTTTAAACAAGCACATAATCTTCAGATAAACAAAAAAAGCCCCCCCTTTCACTAACTCCTGGTTTCGAGGGTTTGGGTTGAAAAACAACATGAATAAACTCACCAGCgttaaatgtgtttgtttcGTTGTCTCAGTAACTAGTTGTTTCTCTTGAGTTTGATCCACGTTTCGCTCCTCGGCTGCAAGGGCGTGCGCGCGTGGGTGCGTGGACGCGCATCAGCTGAAGCTGGAGCTGCTCGCTTGCTTTTCCTCCACGCGACTTGGAATGTTCAGTTGAGAGGGATTCGCGGTTcaaaacagccaatcagagcgcaCATCAAAAGTCTCAATGGAAAGGGGCGGGGATATGAGAGCAGGTGGGCGGCGCCGTACATGGCatgactgaaaaaagaaaaatagataatggttgctattttatatatattttataactcGTCAAATCACTAAAACAAagtttaaatgattaatttaaacattaaaatgacaTGTAATTCTAATATTAAtgctatattaaaatatttaaagatctGTCTATGCCTATGGTTAAATAAAACACGTACTGAATTATTCATCTGACAATGCATTTGTGTTTCTGTCATTGGGAAAGAGTCTAAATGCTAAAAATAACttcttttttgaaaaaaaaaaaaaagttttaacgaTTCCTCTATATGGTTATTAAGCTGAACATTGGATATAAAATTGAGTCATAATCACTAGGCAGGATTTGTTTGCACAGGTGAAATCTGATTACCCCCTCTGGGTCACATTGGGGATTAAACAGGCATCTCTCCACTTTTAAAACCCCTCAAACTCAGTTAATAAAAGAACATTAACAGGAGCTTTATTATGGTATTTTGAGACATTTAGAGAATAATAGAGAATAATACGCCTCACCAAAGTGATTTGGGTattttacagtaataaacattcataatattactaactgcagttttaaacatTCAGAAAGTTTGTCCATTGCGCCTCCATGTGGACGGTGTGATGTAGTACGTACATCGCGCCTACATCTCCCAGAAGTCCTCGTGACGTCACGCCCGCGGCAAAAGGAAGTGTTCTAACTGAGCCGTTGCTGTAGATAAGGTGAGATAAGTTTTTACATTCGTTTAAAATGATTCACAGTGTTATTggtaaatacaataaaacaaaaagtattTCTGGCTTCAGGGCAGTGTTTATTTACACGATCTAGCATTTTAATATAATGAACATTGGTAGGTTTATATTCGTAGAAGCTAATGCTAGGCTTCTACCAAAACATTTGACAGTAACCTTTCAGTATTTCTGAAATCAAAACATATATTTAAGCCACAACAGTAACAATAATGGCAGTAAAAGAGTGTTTCACTTATCTGAtcatctttttttctctctatatgtatttattaatgtaatCACGACACCAAGTCAGTCCAAGTGTGTTTCTTGTGCTCTTCAGGAATGACCTGTACACTTGAGAAGGTGCTGGCCGATGCCAAATCACTGGTAGAGAGACTCAGAGACCATGACAGTGCTGCTGAGATCCTGATTGAACAAACCACACTGCTGAATAAGAGAGTGGAGGCCATGAAGCAGGTATCAGTGCTTGTTCTGTCTCCCTAATGAATAAAATACAGTCAAGTCACTCATATTCATATTTCTTGTTCTCTCAGTATCAGGAAGAGATCGAGGTGTTGAACCAGGTGGCAAGACATCGGCCGCGCTCTACTCTGGTCATGGGAATCCAGCAGGAAAACCGGCAAATACGGGAACTGCAGCATGAAAACAAAGGTGTGTTTGGAGGGTATTTTAATACCCTGCAtgtgtcaggttttaaatctgACTCCTCACATCTCTCCCTCTCCTGGCAGAGCTTCGCTCGTCACTGGAGGAGCATCAGTCTGCGCTGGAGCTGATCATGAGCAAGTACAGAGAGCAGGTGTTTCGCCTACTGATGGCCAGCAAGAGAGATGATCCTGCTATAGTCACCCAGCTCAGAGAACAGCACACTAACGTCAGTCCCGCAGACTCTCTTTCTGAGATTCACCCAAATGCTGGTGTTCAGATAGGCATTCACTGTGTTTATGTTGCAGGAGATGCAAGCGcacattgaaaaaataaatgaaatggccACGGTGATGAGGAAAGCCATCGAGGTGGATGAAGGACGACTGTGTGAGGATGAGGAGAGAATAAAACGTCTGGAGGTGAGACGCACTATACGTGCCACAGTGGGGTGGGCGATATGACCaaaattttatttcataatatagttgtgtttgttattttataacaaaaataactatgaACAAAGATCAAACATTGgcacaaataaaatgtaagaAAGATGCAAATTACATAAACAGTCAGTGATTTAAGTTTACGTTGGTTACATTAGGGCTGTTTAATAGTAAGAAATATTGCAGAAAACtaatatgtaaaattacaacactgcatagtcttcagtGTGTGAATGAAATATACATTacttcttattaaagctacaaaagttattaagtgaagagcagtgagtgattttctctgtcttttgttATATGATTAATGAGATTGAGATTATATGATTTTTGAGATTACTTTTGACTTTGACATAGATTTAAATAGGAAAATCCAGTAGTATGTTGATATAAAAGTACAAAAAGCAATAAAATCTATTCTATGCTATCAACAACATAAAGTGCATTAACCATTAAGTTATTAAGGAGTTTATGAAGGGACTCCGGGGGGTTTGTGAGTTgatgaaaagctaataattcatttaaatatatatataaaaaaaaataaataaattaaaggtgccatcgaatgttttttttacaatatgtaatataagtctaaggtgtcccctgaatgtgcctgtgaagtttcagctcaaaataccccatagattttttttaattcatttttttaactgcctattttgttgcatcattaactatgcatcGATTTATTGGTTGCGGTCCCTTTAATTtgcgcgctctccgcccccggagctcgtgcttgccttaaacagtgcataaacaaagtttacacagctaatataaccctcaaaatggatctttacaaagtgttagtcatgcatactgcatgcatgcgtcggattatgtgagtattgtatactgttatattgtttacatttgattctgaattaatttgaggctgtgatccgtggctaacggctaatgctacactgttggagagatttatgaagaatgaagttgtgtttatgaattatacagactgcaagtgtttaataatgaaaataatgacggctcttgtctccgtgaatacagcaagaaacgatggtaactttaaccacatttaacagtacattagcaacatgctaacgaaacatttagaaagacagtttacaaatatcactaaaaatatcatgatgtcatggatcatgtcagttattattgctccatctgccatttttctctatagttcttgcttgtttacctagtctgatgattcagctgtgcagatccagacattactggctgcccttgtctaatgcctttcataatgttgggaacatgggctggcatatgcaaatattgggggcgtacatattaatgatcccgactgttacgtaacagtctgtgttatgttgagattcgcctgttcttcggaggtcttttaaacaaatgagatttatataaggaggaagcATTGgcgtttgaaactcactgtatgtcttttccatgtactgaactcttgttatttaactatgccgaggtaaattcaatttttaattctagggcacctttaaaatattgtttttaaattatcaaaataaaacgcTTAAagagattaaatattttgtttacgTGCATATCATGTGACCATTAATCAATATCAGAACcgtaaatgtgttattaaattattgtaatattaacatctaaaaaaaatgatgttgTTCTGTGCAGCTGGAGAACAGCGGTCTACGAGAGCTGTTGGGAATAAGCCGCGAGGCGTTTCTGGTGCTGAAGAGGGACGACACGTCTGACAGCACGTCTCTGTCACCGCTGCTCACCAGCACAGATGTCAGTCTGAGGAAGAGCTAAAGGCGTCAGAGACTCAGAGTTTACAAACCATCATTCAGAGCTGCCCTACACATCCCACAGTCCTCCATTACAGGGTCGTGATGACCTCACAGGCTCTCACTGCGCTACCTGGATGTCCATCAGAGATTGACGGCTGTCATTTGCAGGACGGGCCTGTGTAAACTGTCAAACACTGGGATTCGATTACTTTTCCATCTCTCCATCATCATGGCTTCAAGTCTGGAAAAGTCAAATGACCAAATTGACTGATTCAGCCACATGAAAACAATCATTTGTGGAATGACCTATAGGCAGATTGTGAATGATTACTTTACGTGAGCATGGGACTTTGTCAAGGGAATGTCACAATGTGCCATTTTAATGAAAAagcttgttttctttttgcTTGTTGTGTTTGTAACAGTGTTTTATGTGAGTATGAGTGGAAGTAGTATTGAAAGTGATTAAAACCGTTGAACGAACAGTGGCTCTTTCATTGGCTGATTTCATTCAGGATTTCCACCATCAATAATTCAGTGTGTTCAAATAGAGCAGTGCATGTTATTCCAAAGAAAAGACTATAATATTATAACTTGTTTCACCTTTAACACAAATGTCATTTTTAGCTTGAGTATTCCTCCACTGCAAACCAGGGTTATTGTCGTTGGCTAAAACATAAAACCatttgttaattaaaataaaatgctgctttgacattatgacatttaatataaatttaagctgaagtactaaaattattaaatggaaatGAATAACACTGCCACAAACtcttatttttttcacaatCCAATTAATTCTTGATGGTTAAAATCAATTCCTGCTTGACATTTCTCATATAATATCTTATTTCACTCGCAACTACGTCACGTTATGCGGCAAAATGCATAACAAATgctattttatttagacttaAAAGGCATCAAAGCAGtttcaacatttcttattttactTTAGTTTATCTTGATATACTAAAATatcaaactgaaataaaaaaaataataaaaacagtggcaagaaaatgtatgtgaaccacttgcagaatctgtgaaaatgtgaataattttaataaaataagagagatcatacaaaatgcatgttattttttgtttagtactatcctgagtaagatattttacataaaagatgtttgcatttagttcacaagacaaaacaatagctgaatttattaaaataaccccattcataagtatgtgaaaacttttgaattcaaatatcaaggtaaattgtacttaatttgtctttcgggaaacatgcaagtatcttctgttgcttccgaagggcagtactaaatgaaaaacaacgatatttaaacaaaataagaagaaTTGTGACATcctcatcctgttcaaaagttttcaccccccgactcttaatgcatcgtgtttccttctggagcatcagtgaatgtttgaaccttttttaatagttgtgtttgagtccctcaatcatcctcagtgtgaaaagacgaatctcaaaatcattcagtcactgctggaaagggttcaaatacgcaaaaatgcttgaaaactgaagaatctggaggagctggaggatttttctgaagaacagctCACTTTAattgctcaggacaaacaagagactcatgaacaaccatcacaaaacataaaaacagtcgtggatcatcaggtgaccacacacagtattgagaatcaatgcttcacatacttatgaatggggttattttaataaattcagctattgttttgtctcgtgaactaaatgtaaacatcttttatgtaaaatatcttactcaggacagtactaaacaaaaaatctctcttattttattaaaattattcacattttctcagattctgcaagtggttcacatactttttcttgccactgtagACATGTAAAAAAGGAGACTAAAAACGTAATACATTAAACGTAATGACATCttcacaaattcacgtttttgtagtttacacagacgGTAACGGTACCGTTTTCAAAAACTAGCACTTTGTAACCCATTTTCCGAGGTTTGCAtcttcaggccaccaaaacgctgttgtcgtgcaaatgaacagccaaaacacaaaaagatttctgtttttaagttgaaaatggtgtcgtgGTGTACAACTGCAGGACGATTCCCAAAACCCCCGGAATGACCCACACGGTGATCAGGATGATTTCTGGAGAAACATAGGTGAACGGAAACTAcaacaaatatattttgctTTCCCATTTTCCCGGCGCAAAGAAacgcaaaagaaaaaaaatgctaaagttTTTCCATTATCATCagtgtcatgtaaacgtaccctaaattactaaaactttaactggAATTCAAATGGAAACTGAAAATGTATACAtaaaaacgtactcggttactaacgtaacctcggttccctgagatacggaacgagtactgcgtatggggaaaggtctccctttttccccgctgctgaagcctttttcaataacgcagtgtaactgcaccgtcattggttcactcatagacaagttgttgaaccaatggcggcgcggcatagctgcgcggcctatggcgacaaagcgcgcgaatattcccgccgaaatgggcggggtatagggctatataagcaggcgtttcgccataggatttcagtgtcaatcgactgaagcgacgaccctgagccgcagcctcgtggcacggcaagtgacgcagtactcgttccgtatctcagggaaccgaggttacgttagtaaccgagtacgttccctttcgatacttcactcgtactgcgtatggggaacgaattcaaccacgccgtgccacggctgggaacgatatagcttgcatttggccacccagaggggggcaaaaaggacaagcggaggcaaagcctaaccgaacccatggttacactgaaggaagatacttcctatggtggcgtgaagcgggacctgttggaagccgctaatcacaccgacaggacccgagcttgtaaggtcgggacatcgaggtgatagaacctgacaaaggtggacggcgaagaccagccggccgcctcacagatgtcttggatggaaactccgttggaccaagcccacgaggaagccattcctctagtggagtgggcccctgactcctatggggcaattagtgcccagtgaggagtagcacaggttaatagcatccactatccaacgggaaatgcgttgtttcgagaccggagacccctttggtgcggccgccaaaacaaacaaagagctgatccgacagtctgaaagactgtgatcggtctatgtaggtcctcaatgccctgactgggcagagtagctgcagctctggttcgtccgccgagggaggaagagcagagagcgagatgacctgagctctaaacggagttgagagcactttagggacgtagccatgcctaggtttcagaacgaccttagagtcaccaggcccgacccgaggcatgcagggttcacagagagggcctgcaaatcgccaacacgctttaccgatgctagtgctagtagcagagcggtttttagtgttaggggcctgaggtcggctgaacccattggttcaaatggggctcctttcaaggccctgaggaccaacgagaggtcccaggagggaatagtgagagggcgaggaggattcaaacgcctagcacctctcaaaaaacggatcacgagcccgtttcgtcccaccgattggccagcaataggagcgtggaacgctgcaatggctgctacgtaaaccttaagcgtggaaggggagcgcccatttccaagcgttcttggaggaaagacagtatggaagatacgtcactctccacagggtctatgttgcgtgttgaacaccaatcaacaaagactgaccacttctggtcgtagaggcgctcgtagatggggctctagcctgagaaatggtatttaggacgtcctcggggaggctagtcggctcccatcgagggaccagaggtgcagagcccagagctgcggctgtgggtgccagattgttctgtttgcctgagagaggaggtcccgtctcaggggaatcggccacggggctcttagagagagcctgaatagctctgaggaccaaacctggttcctccagagcggggccaccagaaggactctgtgctggtcttctctgatacgcctgatgacctgggggatcagtgcgatcggagggaaagcataaaggagcgtgctgggccatgtgtgggccagagcatctacttccttcgagaaaaatgttgggcaatgagagttgtcttctgaggcgaagaggtctacctctgccttcccgaagaactcccagatcgtgaggaccacttgggggtggagcatccactcgtcggaggggatgttgctccgtgacaacatgtccacacccagattgttcctgccaggaacatgagtcgctctgagcgactgaagcctcggaagagcccattccagcagtcgtttcgccagagcgcataagcggctggacgaaagaccgccttggtggttcaggtatgacaccaccgtcatactgtctgaccgaactagaacatgacgtcccgtcaagtaagcctgaaagaactgaagggctttcatcactgctagcatctctagacagttgatgtgtagatggctttcctcgtggctccacgagccgaaggccggtctgccctcgcacacagcgccccagcccaagttggaggcgtctgttgagagcaccgtcctccgtgagaccgcctgtaaggggactccgcgttggaaccatactggatccatccaaggtttcagggctagaagacaggcccgattgaccttgagacataggcggccgtgccgccatgcgctgggaggaacccggaacttcaaccagtactgaagaggccgcatccgaagaaggcctagctgcagcaccggggaggcggaagccatcagccctagcagcctctggaaaaacttcagagggagataggctttgttcgtgacagatgccgtgagctgctgaattgccagggcgcgctctggcgagactactgccgtcatacggaccgagtcgaaaactgctcccagaaacgaaattcgttgagtggggcatagcgagctcttggctaagttgaccctgagacccaggcattgtagatggctgaggagcacggatctgtggcgttccagctcgtctcgcgaacgggctaagatgagccagtcgtcgaggtaattcagaacccggattcccatctgtctcagaggggaaagcgccgcgtccatgcacttggtgaaagtgcggggagccagagacagcccgaagggcaggaccgtatattggtatgccaccccttcgtatgcgaatctcaagaatcgtctgtgacggggggctatctggatgtgaaaatacgcatccttcaggtccagcgagcagaaccagtcctcggggcaaatgtgcgcgaggatctgcttcagcgtcagcattttgaacttccgtctcatgagggagtgattcaaaagcctgaggtctaggatgggtctgagaccgccatcctttttggggaccagaaagtagcggctgtaaaagcctgtctcgctctctgacggaggaaccatttccacagctcctttttccagcaacgacatgacttcggcccgggaggacatgagcgtcgtccggattgaccgatgtttgaagcaccccggcgaagcgggggggccgtcgtgcaaactggagcgagtagccctggtttacgatccccatgactccattctgacacatcggggatggcctgccaggcctcggcccgagtggctaggggttgaataatgttgggtgacagaccgccgttgagagggtcgtacaccgcgaggggtggaagaggaaatttgctctttttgtgatgaggtaaaatttgtccgccgtgaaaacggcgtttggagtgggcgcaacaggtgtgggcccagctgtcacttggagtatgtttcccacgcccggaaataaa from Chanodichthys erythropterus isolate Z2021 chromosome 8, ASM2448905v1, whole genome shotgun sequence encodes:
- the fgfr1op2 gene encoding FGFR1 oncogene partner 2 homolog, with product MTCTLEKVLADAKSLVERLRDHDSAAEILIEQTTLLNKRVEAMKQYQEEIEVLNQVARHRPRSTLVMGIQQENRQIRELQHENKELRSSLEEHQSALELIMSKYREQVFRLLMASKRDDPAIVTQLREQHTNEMQAHIEKINEMATVMRKAIEVDEGRLCEDEERIKRLELENSGLRELLGISREAFLVLKRDDTSDSTSLSPLLTSTDVSLRKS